From Woronichinia naegeliana WA131, the proteins below share one genomic window:
- a CDS encoding SUMF1/EgtB/PvdO family nonheme iron enzyme: MESPPVVSEFENLSEGDKTVSTKSSEPSERDQSFTVYRTSLSDQATVDDALGFTPYVTAIAEFLLNPDTEPPLTLSIEGEWGSGKSSFMKQLDKYLREKGQRTVWFNAWRHDKAESVWATFALSFIKQISTPKSWRDWPRILYGYFKLQFLRFNLEKGLFELIKSLPLMLFVVCTTIAIPLILAIYGVQGITELVKATNSQDVLWNRIQAAFKILFTVGGLTLSGTGVIAGIRSLFGNFQKLLNNPKNNLIKYIEAPDYKKQSAFIEEFHEDFGKIVDAYIGEGKVFVFIDDLDRCEHPKAADLMQAINLMIAEDPSVVFILGMDREKVAASLAVKYEQLLTYLPSEIQEIDPEILVQRKLDKGLAYGYSFIEKFVQLPFQVPQPSLTDFDRLFEQLTKSKSPSASTKITPTQRSFWTLPKLTWFKGKNQNLQTSQIPETIEQTTNLTAITQQLVQTEAKFLPTQTQKRLETIKVIFDQDSSTERDAIRMVAPIFDYNPRRIKQFLNLFRLKFYIAYLTGLFDRIEEGEGTMSQEPLTVFQLAKFTAISLKYPLLLLDLELDKSLLSTLYRYDLVGNRKNFDNVKGQGEFSSQEKNRLIYWLGHDKLRALLAYNVQENVKESESNQVSSQFSLANLNVQKLLQVSPQVIRQNQGLVVKNLSSLLAPDLQVVVDQILGQMVEIPGGSFLMGTDEAEVQRLNQKYSIEVFNRELPIHRVTLQKYFLGKYPVTQEQYQAVMGNNPSKFQDNPKNPVEQVSWQDAQAFCQKLRKLTGQDFRLPTEAEWEYACRAGTQTRYYFGDDESQLGDYAWYDENSDSKTHSVGHKKPNDWGLYDTHGNVWEWCEDSWHDSYANKPENIKNNGSIIWSDSNESYHVLRGGSWFINSGYCRSAFRYWYNADGRYISIGFRLVLSSF, encoded by the coding sequence ATGGAGTCACCGCCTGTTGTATCGGAGTTTGAAAATCTTTCTGAGGGAGACAAAACGGTATCAACAAAGTCCTCTGAACCTTCTGAGCGTGATCAATCCTTCACGGTTTACCGTACCAGTCTGAGTGACCAGGCAACGGTGGATGATGCTCTTGGTTTTACTCCCTATGTGACGGCGATCGCCGAATTTTTATTAAATCCTGATACAGAGCCGCCGTTGACGCTTTCCATTGAAGGAGAGTGGGGCAGTGGCAAGTCTTCTTTTATGAAGCAGTTGGATAAATATTTACGGGAGAAGGGACAAAGAACGGTTTGGTTTAATGCCTGGCGACACGATAAAGCGGAGTCCGTTTGGGCAACTTTTGCTCTGTCATTTATTAAGCAAATTTCTACCCCTAAAAGTTGGCGCGATTGGCCTCGGATTCTCTACGGATATTTCAAATTACAATTTTTGCGTTTTAACCTAGAAAAAGGGCTATTTGAATTAATCAAATCCTTGCCGTTAATGCTTTTTGTTGTGTGTACCACTATTGCCATTCCTTTGATTTTGGCTATCTATGGAGTACAGGGTATTACAGAATTGGTCAAAGCGACAAACTCTCAGGATGTTCTTTGGAACAGAATACAAGCTGCTTTCAAAATCTTATTTACCGTTGGTGGTTTAACCTTATCGGGTACAGGAGTTATTGCGGGAATCCGAAGTTTATTTGGAAATTTTCAAAAATTACTCAATAATCCTAAAAACAATCTCATTAAATATATAGAAGCTCCAGATTACAAAAAACAATCGGCTTTTATTGAAGAATTTCACGAAGATTTTGGCAAAATTGTCGATGCCTATATTGGCGAGGGTAAAGTCTTTGTTTTTATTGATGATTTAGACCGTTGTGAGCATCCCAAGGCGGCGGATTTAATGCAGGCGATTAATTTAATGATCGCGGAAGATCCTTCTGTGGTTTTTATTTTGGGAATGGATCGGGAAAAGGTGGCGGCCAGTTTAGCGGTTAAATACGAGCAGCTTTTAACCTATTTACCATCAGAAATCCAGGAGATTGACCCAGAGATTTTAGTTCAGAGAAAACTCGATAAGGGTTTAGCCTACGGTTATAGTTTTATTGAAAAGTTTGTGCAACTTCCTTTCCAGGTTCCGCAACCGTCTCTCACCGATTTTGATCGTTTATTTGAGCAATTAACGAAGTCTAAATCCCCATCGGCTTCCACGAAAATAACACCTACGCAAAGATCGTTTTGGACGTTACCAAAATTGACTTGGTTTAAAGGTAAGAATCAAAACTTGCAAACCAGTCAAATTCCTGAAACGATTGAGCAGACAACCAACCTAACGGCGATCACTCAGCAATTGGTTCAGACTGAAGCAAAATTCCTACCGACTCAAACCCAAAAGCGATTAGAAACTATCAAAGTAATCTTTGATCAAGATTCCTCGACAGAACGGGATGCAATTCGCATGGTCGCGCCTATTTTTGATTACAATCCTCGTCGGATTAAGCAATTTCTCAATTTGTTTCGCCTTAAGTTTTATATTGCCTATTTAACGGGCTTATTTGATCGAATTGAAGAGGGTGAAGGAACTATGAGCCAAGAGCCGTTAACGGTTTTCCAGTTAGCGAAGTTTACGGCTATTAGTTTGAAATATCCTCTCTTGTTGTTGGATTTAGAGTTAGATAAATCGTTACTTTCTACACTTTATCGATATGATTTAGTAGGAAACAGAAAAAACTTTGATAATGTCAAAGGTCAGGGCGAATTTTCATCTCAAGAAAAAAATAGACTCATCTATTGGTTAGGTCACGATAAGTTACGGGCGTTATTAGCTTATAATGTTCAAGAAAATGTAAAGGAGTCGGAAAGCAATCAAGTTAGTTCTCAATTTAGCCTAGCCAATCTTAACGTTCAGAAATTATTGCAGGTTTCGCCCCAGGTCATTCGCCAAAATCAAGGTCTGGTTGTAAAAAATCTATCGTCTTTATTAGCACCCGATTTACAAGTGGTCGTTGACCAAATTTTAGGTCAAATGGTGGAAATTCCTGGAGGCAGTTTTTTGATGGGAACAGACGAGGCAGAAGTGCAACGCCTTAATCAAAAATATTCAATAGAGGTATTTAACCGTGAATTACCTATACATCGAGTCACTTTGCAGAAATATTTTCTAGGGAAATATCCCGTAACCCAAGAGCAATATCAAGCAGTCATGGGCAACAATCCCTCGAAGTTTCAAGATAATCCTAAAAATCCCGTTGAACAGGTCAGTTGGCAGGATGCCCAAGCTTTCTGTCAAAAACTGAGGAAATTAACAGGACAAGACTTTCGCTTACCCACCGAAGCTGAATGGGAATATGCCTGTCGAGCAGGAACGCAAACCCGTTACTATTTCGGTGATGATGAAAGCCAACTGGGAGACTATGCCTGGTATGACGAGAACTCAGATTCCAAAACTCATTCAGTGGGACATAAAAAGCCAAATGATTGGGGTTTATACGATACGCACGGCAATGTCTGGGAATGGTGTGAAGACTCTTGGCATGATAGTTATGCCAATAAACCAGAGAACATCAAAAACAATGGAAGTATTATATGGTCAGATAGTAATGAAAGCTATCATGTACTGCGCGGTGGTTCTTGGTTCATCAATTCGGGGTACTGTCGTTCGGCGTTTCGGTACTGGTACAATGCGGACGGCAGGTACATCAGCATCGGTTTTCGCTTG